GCGAGCTCGCCGAGGACCTCGGGGTCGTCGCGATCGTCACCGCGACGCAGTCGGGCGCGACTGCCCGCACGATCGCAGGGCACCGCCCGTCGGCGCCGATCGTGGCCGCGACGCCGTACCCGCACGTGGCTCGCCGCTTGGCGCTGGTGCGCGGCGTGATGCCGGTCGTCCTCCCGCTCGCTGACGCAACTGCCGAGATGCTCGCTGCCATCGACGAGATGCTGCTCGCCGCGGGACTCGCTGCCGTCGGCGACCGGGTCGCGGTCACCGCGGGGATCGCTTCTCGGCGTTCGGGAGCCACCGACTTCGTGGTGGTGCGCACGATCGGGGGGTGAGCCGCCCGACCTTGTGCTAGAATCAGCGTTACGGAAAGCGTAAGCTTTCGGTTAGATTGCCGGTCGGTTCTAAATCGGACAACATCGCAGATGAAATCGAAGAACAAGTCGCACAACAGAACCAAGACTTCGGCAGGGAAAGGCGCAGGTAAGACGGGCAAGAGCCGCACAGGCTCGCCGCTTCGGATGCGCCTGGTGCCCCTGTTTCTCGCCGTCGTCCTTGTAGCTGCCGCATGGTCATACTACCCGGTGGCTCGGACACACTATCAAGCCCAGCGCGAGAAGGAATCGCTCCAGGCCCAGCTCGCCGCGGCCCAGCAGCGCAACGCCGAGCTGCGCGAGGGCGTCGAGCGCCTCAAAACCCCCGCGGGAGTCGAGGAAGTGGCCCGCGAGAGCTTGGGCTTCGTGCGAGAGGGCGAGAACCTCTACGTGGTCGTCGATGCGACCGGTTCGCCCGCCCCCGCTGAGTCCAAACCCGTCGAGCAGGCCATGTACCGCCCGCCGGATGCGGGTCTGCTGCGGCGGGTCCTCGACGTGGTCTTCGGCTTCGAAGGCTAGCCGCCATGAACGACTTCATCGTCGAACCGCAGCCTAAGGCATCCGCCGAGGACACCCGAACGGTCGCAGCGCAACTCGGGCGTGAACCCAGGGGCGACTGGTGGGTGAAGGCGCGCTGCCGCCATGGGCGTCCAGTCGTCATCATGACCGCACCCGAACTCGACGATGGCACGCTCTTCCCGACGCTGTTCTACCTGACCTGCCCGTGGCTGGTGAAGTACGTGGACGGCCTCGAGAGCGCAAGCGTGATCTCCGAGTGGGCGCAGACACTCGCCACCGACCCCGAGCTGCGGACCCGGATGATCGCCGCCGATGCCAGGTACCGCCAGATGCGCAAGGAGGCGGCCGGCGGTGTCGACCCGACACCGCACGTTGGAATCGCAGGCCAGAAGAGCCCGCTTTCGACCAAGTGCGTCCACGCCCATGTCGCGACCTACATCGCCGGACTCGACGACCCGGTCGGCGACTCCGTGCTCGGCGCGATGATCGCGCCCTGCTGCCCGGCCGACCTCTGCGCCAGCATCGTGGACTCCTGATGCCCGCCGAGGCGCACCGCAGGCTGGCCGCGATCGACCTGGGCACCGTGACGATGCGCCTGCTGATCGCCGACGTGACCGCGCATTCAATCGCCGAAGTGGAGCGCAGCACCGATATCGTGCACCTGGGCGAAGGGCTCACGAGCTCAGGCGCGCTTTCGGCGGATGCCATCGAGCGCGTGCGCCAGGTCGCAGCGCGCTATGCGCAGGCGATGGCGAGCGCGGGTGTAGAGCGCGTGCGGGCGATCGCGACCTCGGCATCGAGGGATGCGAGCAACGGCGAGAGCCTGCTTTCGGCGGTCGGGGAGACCGGCATCACGCTTGAGATCATCGGCGGCGACGAGGAAGCCGCGCTGTCGTTCGCAGGCGCGACCTGGGGCGCTGGCTACTCGCGCGTGCTGCTCAACGACATCGGCGGCGGCTCGACCGAGCTCGTGCTGGGCCGCCCGGCAGCCACCGACGCCGCGGGCGGACGCGGGCGCATCGAGCGCGCACGCTCGATCGACGTGGGCTCGCGCA
This genomic interval from Actinomycetota bacterium contains the following:
- a CDS encoding septum formation initiator family protein — translated: MKSKNKSHNRTKTSAGKGAGKTGKSRTGSPLRMRLVPLFLAVVLVAAAWSYYPVARTHYQAQREKESLQAQLAAAQQRNAELREGVERLKTPAGVEEVARESLGFVREGENLYVVVDATGSPAPAESKPVEQAMYRPPDAGLLRRVLDVVFGFEG
- a CDS encoding DUF501 domain-containing protein; the encoded protein is MNDFIVEPQPKASAEDTRTVAAQLGREPRGDWWVKARCRHGRPVVIMTAPELDDGTLFPTLFYLTCPWLVKYVDGLESASVISEWAQTLATDPELRTRMIAADARYRQMRKEAAGGVDPTPHVGIAGQKSPLSTKCVHAHVATYIAGLDDPVGDSVLGAMIAPCCPADLCASIVDS